Proteins from one Deinococcus sp. AB2017081 genomic window:
- a CDS encoding ATP-binding protein, giving the protein MTGHSGDRPILNLSGGPVDLTTCDREPIHIPGAVQSHGALVALEGDRIVVASVSVQDHFGMEPSALLGQTLDVLLDAETRQAIEGALTREALELNPLFLMSVRVQGEGPFDVVAHARDGLHILEFERSVMRSQVDPAALIRGPLSALNATRSLDDFAAVLAREVRQLTGFDRVMVYQFGPDGTGTVIAEALQPGTEAFLGLRYPATDIPQQARALYVLNMLRIISDVHSETSPLYAVPERPQPLDLTHAGLRAVSPIHIQYLKNMGVGASMSISIVRGQELWGLIACHHNSPRVLSYDARAACEFLGQVASVQLGARQERDEQAYELRLRSAESDLVGRLAHTPDPMEALNAEDANLLGFIDAPGAAIHYEGELVLLGVTPTADQVRELCAWLATLPEADVIHTDALGRDHPPARTYQTRPSGVLAVPLGSSRQDYVLWFRPEQLQTVTWGGDPNKPVQIGADGVGRLSPRDSFAAWQETVRGRSAPWTPAELHAGQALRRAVTAVELRRAAETYELNVELRRSNAELDAFAYIASHDLKEPLRGMHNYSVFLLETYSQQLDEDGVAKLRTLVRLTQRMDDLLDSLLLYSRVGREELNFQPVPLNEVLSDVLEILEQRLRETGATVTLHDLPTVTVDRVRVAEIYQNLIANALKYTERARPHVEVGMLAPADRAGHRIPPEVSPSARILYVRDDGLGIREQHFENIFRIFKRLHAREQFGGGTGAGLTIVRKIVERHGGQIWVESVYGEGSTFLFTLEA; this is encoded by the coding sequence ATGACCGGGCACTCGGGCGACCGCCCGATCCTGAACCTGAGTGGTGGCCCGGTCGACCTGACCACCTGCGACCGCGAGCCGATCCACATTCCCGGCGCCGTGCAGTCGCACGGTGCCCTCGTCGCGCTGGAGGGCGACCGGATCGTGGTGGCAAGCGTCTCGGTTCAGGATCACTTCGGGATGGAGCCGTCGGCGCTGCTGGGTCAGACGCTGGACGTCCTGCTGGATGCCGAGACCCGGCAGGCGATCGAGGGGGCCCTGACCCGCGAGGCCCTGGAACTCAACCCGCTGTTCCTGATGAGCGTGCGGGTACAGGGTGAGGGGCCGTTCGACGTCGTCGCACACGCGCGTGACGGCCTGCACATCCTGGAATTCGAACGCTCCGTCATGCGGTCGCAGGTGGATCCCGCCGCCCTCATCCGTGGGCCGCTGAGCGCCCTGAATGCCACGCGCAGCCTGGACGACTTCGCAGCGGTGCTGGCCCGCGAAGTGCGGCAGCTGACAGGCTTCGACCGGGTGATGGTCTACCAGTTCGGGCCGGACGGCACGGGCACGGTGATCGCCGAGGCGCTCCAGCCGGGAACCGAGGCCTTCCTCGGACTGCGCTATCCCGCGACGGACATCCCGCAGCAGGCGCGGGCACTGTATGTGCTGAACATGCTGAGGATCATCAGCGACGTGCACAGCGAGACCTCGCCGCTGTATGCCGTGCCGGAGCGCCCGCAGCCCCTGGATCTCACGCACGCGGGGCTGCGGGCGGTGTCGCCCATCCACATCCAGTACCTGAAGAACATGGGCGTGGGCGCGTCCATGAGCATCTCGATCGTGCGGGGACAGGAGCTGTGGGGCCTGATCGCGTGCCACCACAACTCGCCGCGTGTGCTGTCCTACGACGCCCGCGCCGCCTGCGAATTCCTGGGACAGGTCGCCAGCGTGCAGCTCGGGGCGCGGCAGGAGCGCGATGAGCAGGCCTACGAACTGCGGCTGCGCTCGGCCGAGTCTGACCTGGTGGGACGGCTGGCCCACACGCCCGACCCCATGGAAGCCCTGAACGCCGAGGACGCCAACCTGCTGGGCTTCATCGACGCGCCCGGCGCGGCCATCCACTACGAGGGCGAGCTGGTGCTGCTGGGCGTGACCCCGACCGCCGATCAGGTCAGGGAACTGTGCGCATGGCTGGCCACCCTGCCCGAGGCGGACGTGATCCACACGGACGCCCTGGGCCGCGACCATCCGCCCGCGCGGACCTACCAGACGCGCCCGAGCGGGGTGCTGGCGGTGCCGCTGGGCAGTTCCCGACAGGACTACGTGCTGTGGTTCCGGCCCGAACAGCTCCAGACGGTCACGTGGGGCGGCGATCCGAACAAGCCCGTGCAGATCGGTGCCGACGGCGTGGGTCGCCTGAGTCCACGCGACTCCTTCGCGGCGTGGCAGGAGACGGTGCGCGGCCGCTCGGCACCGTGGACACCTGCCGAACTGCACGCGGGTCAGGCGCTGCGGCGGGCCGTCACGGCGGTCGAACTGCGCCGCGCCGCCGAGACCTACGAGCTGAACGTCGAGCTGCGGCGGTCGAACGCGGAGCTCGACGCCTTCGCGTACATCGCCAGCCACGATCTGAAGGAGCCGCTGCGGGGCATGCACAACTACTCGGTGTTTCTGCTGGAGACCTACAGCCAGCAGCTCGACGAGGACGGGGTCGCAAAGCTCCGCACCCTGGTGCGCCTGACGCAGCGCATGGACGACCTGCTCGATTCGCTGCTGCTGTATTCGCGGGTGGGCCGCGAGGAACTGAACTTCCAGCCGGTGCCCCTGAACGAGGTGCTCTCGGACGTGCTGGAGATCCTCGAGCAGCGGCTGCGCGAGACCGGCGCGACCGTCACGCTCCACGACCTGCCCACCGTGACGGTCGACCGGGTGCGGGTGGCCGAGATCTACCAGAACCTGATCGCGAACGCCCTGAAATACACCGAGCGGGCCCGGCCGCACGTCGAGGTCGGCATGCTGGCACCCGCCGACCGTGCCGGTCACCGTATTCCGCCGGAGGTCAGCCCGTCGGCGCGCATCCTGTACGTCCGCGACGACGGGCTGGGCATCCGGGAGCAGCATTTCGAGAACATCTTCCGGATCTTCAAGCGCCTGCATGCCCGCGAGCAGTTCGGCGGCGGCACCGGGGCCGGCCTGACCATCGTCCGCAAGATCGTCGAGCGGCATGGCGGCCAGATCTGGGTGGAGAGCGTCTACGGTGAGGGCAGCACCTTCCTGTTCACGCTGGAGGCCTGA
- a CDS encoding biliverdin-producing heme oxygenase, with translation MILAQLKAETREAHARAEAALNLLAPDLGRARYVHVLRGLHALYVPLCVELDRWLAGHAELDWPARRAAKLGALADDLRALGTPPDTRPAPVPPLPDEAHAWGALYVLEGATLGGQLLRRHLAGQLDLGTEPGRGLAFFSSYGDQVGPRWKAFGAALEGRCARADAAFHAGVLAGAAQTFSLFVPLAVRDGVSA, from the coding sequence GTGATCCTCGCACAACTGAAGGCGGAGACGCGGGAGGCCCATGCCCGCGCCGAGGCTGCCCTGAACCTCCTCGCGCCGGATCTGGGCCGGGCACGGTATGTCCACGTGCTGCGCGGCCTCCACGCCCTGTATGTGCCGCTGTGCGTGGAGCTCGACCGCTGGCTGGCCGGACACGCGGAGCTGGACTGGCCCGCCCGCCGCGCCGCGAAACTGGGCGCGCTGGCCGACGACCTGCGGGCCCTGGGCACCCCTCCGGACACCCGACCGGCACCCGTACCGCCCCTCCCGGACGAGGCCCACGCCTGGGGCGCGCTGTATGTCCTGGAAGGGGCCACGCTGGGCGGGCAGCTGCTGCGCCGGCACCTGGCCGGGCAGCTTGACCTGGGCACCGAACCCGGCCGCGGCCTGGCGTTCTTCAGCAGCTACGGCGATCAGGTTGGGCCGCGCTGGAAGGCGTTCGGCGCGGCGCTGGAGGGCCGCTGTGCGCGTGCCGACGCCGCCTTCCACGCCGGAGTCCTGGCCGGAGCCGCCCAGACCTTCAGTCTGTTCGTCCCGCTGGCGGTGCGGGACGGGGTGTCGGCATGA
- a CDS encoding cysteine desulfurase-like protein, producing the protein MSSVPSDDLRLQFPPLASGRVYLDNAAGGLLPLSAIRAITAHLTDYGAVNAMPSHVPGHAVADLKRRAREATALFLNADPADVALGPSATALAFRVAAGMARRWGPGDEIIVSGLEHEANASPWRELERVGVTVHVWHARQPDMRLHPDDLAARLSPRTRLVAVTAASNVLGVTPDIPAITAQVRAAGAWTAVDAVHAGPHTLPDVQAWGADLVTFSPYKVFGPHLGALWLRAELREQLPWPRLSFVPPGDITGLEHGTPPFELLAGWLGTLDYLSGLGDSTVLSRAALEQAYTRIAALEAPVTARMVQGLVALPDVTVYGPQTTDGRVGTVAFRVAGHTPQATAARLAAQGVDVGAGHFYAVQPLTDLGLYPDGVVRTSLAHYTTTHDVDALLSALA; encoded by the coding sequence ATGAGTTCCGTGCCGTCCGACGACCTCCGTCTCCAGTTCCCTCCGCTGGCCTCCGGGCGCGTGTACCTCGACAACGCGGCCGGGGGACTGCTGCCGCTGAGCGCCATCCGGGCCATCACGGCGCACCTGACGGACTACGGTGCGGTCAACGCCATGCCGTCGCACGTGCCCGGCCACGCGGTCGCCGACCTCAAGCGCCGGGCGCGTGAGGCGACGGCCCTGTTCCTGAACGCCGACCCGGCCGACGTGGCCCTCGGGCCCAGCGCCACGGCCCTGGCGTTCCGGGTCGCGGCGGGCATGGCGCGGCGGTGGGGCCCGGGCGACGAGATCATCGTGTCGGGCCTGGAACACGAGGCCAACGCCAGCCCGTGGCGGGAACTGGAGCGCGTCGGCGTGACGGTTCACGTGTGGCACGCCCGGCAGCCCGACATGCGGCTGCACCCGGACGACCTGGCGGCCCGGCTGTCGCCCCGCACGCGGCTGGTCGCGGTGACGGCCGCGAGCAACGTGCTCGGCGTCACGCCGGACATTCCGGCGATCACCGCCCAGGTGCGGGCCGCCGGTGCGTGGACGGCCGTGGACGCCGTGCACGCCGGGCCACACACCCTGCCGGACGTGCAGGCGTGGGGTGCCGACCTCGTGACCTTCAGTCCGTACAAGGTCTTCGGCCCCCACCTGGGGGCGCTGTGGCTGCGCGCCGAGCTGCGCGAGCAGCTGCCGTGGCCACGCCTGTCCTTCGTGCCGCCCGGCGACATCACCGGACTGGAGCACGGTACGCCGCCGTTCGAACTGCTGGCGGGGTGGCTGGGCACCCTGGACTACCTGAGTGGTCTGGGGGACAGCACGGTGCTGTCGCGGGCCGCGCTGGAGCAGGCCTACACCCGGATCGCGGCGCTGGAGGCTCCCGTCACGGCGCGGATGGTGCAGGGCCTCGTGGCGCTGCCGGACGTGACCGTCTATGGCCCGCAGACCACCGACGGCCGCGTGGGGACGGTGGCCTTCCGTGTGGCCGGCCACACGCCACAGGCCACAGCCGCCCGGCTGGCCGCGCAGGGCGTGGATGTGGGCGCCGGGCACTTCTACGCCGTGCAGCCCCTGACGGATCTGGGGCTGTACCCGGACGGAGTCGTGCGCACGAGTCTCGCCCACTACACGACCACCCACGATGTCGACGCCCTGCTCAGCGCCCTCGCATGA
- a CDS encoding PRC-barrel domain-containing protein — MIKGKDILGRPIVAVSNGEKIDTVHDVVFDHNANQVLALLVDEGGWFSSAKAVPFGSIRSFGEDAVMIGSADDITTSREDGQLKEALEAKHSLIGMKLLTSDGQDLGRIADVYFDDTTGRVEGYEATGGLFSDLSSGRTFVPAPEQVQIGEDAAIVPVTVAAAMQEQEPGGIKGALQSASASVKDAYGNVAEGVQGAYVSAADSVKETYGNIAEATKERQKEYVVGRTAGSDLTLEDGSVLVTKGETITALHADRAEADGKLTALATSATGGTIADAYGSAAHSVQERYEDVKGATAERQKAYVVGKTASRDITTDGGEVIVPQGAVITTFQADRAEATGKLAALTAAATAGAISSGAQALTTRADMDPDDPQAAVGRRLQSDVRAPGGSLVGAQGQIVTPAILERARHLGVERQLLAATRSGTSTAGASAAVAGGLATVSEGASGLLDRAKSWLGDKRDQAESALDERQQEAQEQRVRDALGRPVTRVILAPDDSIILNVGEIITHRAVQAARDGDVLDILLASVSTEVPHLDPLASRPTETGTAALDSQPDPTAPREA; from the coding sequence ATGATCAAAGGTAAAGATATTCTCGGCCGCCCCATCGTGGCCGTCAGCAACGGCGAGAAGATCGACACGGTACACGACGTTGTCTTCGACCACAACGCCAACCAGGTACTGGCCCTGCTCGTCGATGAGGGCGGGTGGTTCAGCTCGGCCAAGGCGGTGCCCTTCGGCAGCATCCGGTCGTTCGGCGAGGACGCCGTGATGATCGGGTCGGCCGACGACATCACGACCAGCCGGGAGGACGGCCAGCTCAAGGAAGCGCTGGAGGCGAAGCACAGCCTGATCGGCATGAAGCTGCTGACCAGTGACGGCCAGGATCTGGGACGCATCGCGGACGTGTACTTCGACGACACCACCGGCCGCGTGGAGGGCTACGAGGCGACCGGTGGGCTGTTCTCCGACCTGAGCAGCGGACGCACCTTCGTGCCCGCGCCGGAGCAGGTGCAGATCGGCGAGGACGCGGCCATCGTGCCCGTGACCGTCGCGGCCGCCATGCAGGAGCAGGAACCCGGCGGGATCAAGGGCGCGCTCCAGTCGGCGTCGGCCAGCGTGAAGGACGCCTACGGCAACGTCGCCGAGGGCGTGCAGGGCGCGTATGTCAGCGCGGCCGATTCCGTGAAGGAGACCTACGGCAACATCGCCGAGGCCACCAAGGAGCGGCAGAAGGAATACGTGGTGGGCCGGACCGCCGGCAGCGACCTCACCCTGGAGGACGGCAGCGTGCTGGTCACCAAGGGTGAGACCATCACCGCGCTGCACGCCGACCGGGCCGAGGCCGACGGCAAGCTGACGGCGCTGGCGACCAGCGCGACCGGCGGCACGATCGCCGACGCGTATGGCAGCGCGGCCCACAGCGTGCAGGAACGCTACGAGGACGTGAAGGGAGCCACCGCCGAGCGGCAGAAGGCCTACGTGGTCGGCAAGACCGCCAGCCGCGACATCACCACCGACGGCGGTGAGGTCATCGTGCCGCAGGGGGCCGTGATCACGACCTTCCAGGCCGACCGTGCCGAGGCGACCGGCAAGCTGGCTGCCCTGACCGCCGCCGCGACGGCCGGCGCCATCAGCAGCGGTGCCCAGGCGCTGACCACCCGCGCCGACATGGATCCCGACGATCCCCAGGCCGCCGTGGGCCGCCGCCTCCAGTCGGACGTGCGCGCACCCGGCGGCAGTCTGGTGGGCGCCCAGGGACAGATCGTCACGCCGGCGATCCTGGAGCGGGCGCGGCACCTGGGCGTGGAACGGCAGCTGCTGGCGGCAACACGCTCCGGCACGAGCACGGCCGGGGCCAGCGCGGCTGTCGCGGGTGGCCTGGCGACCGTGTCCGAGGGGGCCAGCGGGCTCCTCGACCGGGCAAAGTCTTGGCTCGGCGATAAGCGCGATCAGGCCGAGAGTGCCCTGGACGAGCGGCAGCAGGAGGCACAGGAGCAGCGCGTCCGCGACGCCCTGGGCCGCCCCGTGACGCGCGTGATCCTCGCGCCGGACGACTCGATCATCCTGAACGTCGGCGAGATCATCACGCACCGGGCCGTGCAGGCTGCGCGGGACGGCGACGTGCTGGACATCCTGCTGGCCAGCGTGAGCACCGAGGTGCCGCACCTCGATCCTCTGGCCAGCCGCCCGACCGAGACCGGCACGGCCGCACTGGACAGCCAGCCGGATCCGACCGCTCCCCGCGAGGCCTGA
- a CDS encoding ATPase, whose translation MSASALPFLRTAPPPPGAFEAHLGDLAVTVLVGVTGVGKSTALTALSGERFRVLPDRRRVTDAVMILPHAPQGVADREERFRLTAQYRDRHPGGMAHALGTLVGDTRHWGQRPVFDGLRGLDEVQYAAREYPGWRFVALGAPDAVRVRRLLGRADSFDRVGAGAAGHTLRAGLDALEGVEDVFTPAERDGLAALTAEGYTPTDVLAKVRIVVSERRHYDPAAAEAFLRTLPSHRALLLDTVAQDATQVGHAVRAWA comes from the coding sequence GTGAGTGCCAGCGCCCTGCCCTTCCTGCGGACTGCTCCGCCCCCTCCGGGTGCCTTCGAGGCGCACCTGGGCGACCTTGCCGTCACGGTGCTGGTGGGGGTGACCGGCGTGGGCAAGAGCACGGCGCTGACCGCCCTGAGCGGCGAGCGCTTCCGCGTGTTGCCCGACCGCCGGCGCGTGACCGACGCGGTGATGATCCTGCCCCACGCGCCGCAGGGCGTGGCCGACCGCGAGGAACGCTTCCGCCTGACCGCGCAGTACCGTGACCGGCACCCCGGCGGCATGGCGCACGCGCTGGGCACTCTGGTCGGAGACACGCGCCACTGGGGCCAGCGCCCCGTCTTCGACGGCCTGCGTGGTCTGGACGAGGTGCAGTACGCGGCCCGCGAGTACCCCGGGTGGCGCTTCGTGGCGCTGGGAGCGCCGGATGCCGTGCGGGTACGCCGGCTGCTGGGCCGCGCGGACAGCTTCGACCGGGTGGGGGCGGGCGCGGCAGGCCACACCCTGCGGGCTGGCCTCGATGCACTGGAGGGCGTGGAGGACGTGTTCACCCCGGCCGAGCGTGACGGCCTGGCGGCCCTGACGGCCGAGGGGTACACCCCGACCGACGTGCTGGCCAAGGTCAGGATCGTGGTGAGTGAGCGCCGGCACTACGACCCCGCGGCGGCCGAGGCCTTCCTGCGCACCCTGCCCTCCCACCGTGCCCTGCTGCTCGACACGGTGGCGCAGGACGCCACCCAGGTCGGTCACGCCGTGCGGGCGTGGGCATGA
- a CDS encoding enolase C-terminal domain-like protein produces MSTAEPSGVTVERVEGWPVRLPLRSALAWGAHSAMTVAEHVLVRVVLSDGTVGTAEAPPRPTIYGETPASVVAILAHLEHGLRGVDIMNTAALDRVRNSVANNHTARGALDMALHDARARAGGGTLFGTLLGPNTRVRVSFILGIAPPADMLREAHEVVAAGVRCLKVKVGRDSGRDLAVIRDLRTAFGDDVQLYADSNETLDAARAPGILAAMRDAGLTYVEEPLPVRDLQARAALHELGVLPIVADDSCFTPADLERELAFGTFDILNVKTARNGFTDGLDMLRRAAAAGRRGMVGSQASSGLGTLHAALLSTWPEVTEPCELSFVLKLHDDLLDRPIVFEDGCLDVAALADHALDPRRVARYRV; encoded by the coding sequence ATGAGCACCGCCGAGCCCAGCGGCGTGACCGTCGAGCGCGTCGAGGGCTGGCCGGTGCGGCTGCCGCTGCGGTCGGCCCTGGCATGGGGGGCCCACTCGGCGATGACCGTGGCCGAACACGTGCTGGTGCGCGTCGTGCTCTCGGACGGCACGGTCGGCACGGCCGAGGCCCCGCCACGCCCCACCATCTACGGCGAGACGCCGGCCAGCGTCGTCGCCATCCTGGCCCACCTGGAACACGGCCTGCGCGGCGTCGACATCATGAACACCGCTGCGCTCGACCGCGTGCGGAACTCGGTCGCGAACAACCACACGGCACGCGGTGCCCTGGACATGGCCCTGCACGACGCCCGTGCCCGCGCCGGGGGCGGCACGCTGTTCGGCACCCTGCTCGGCCCGAATACGCGGGTGCGCGTGAGTTTCATCCTGGGCATCGCGCCACCTGCCGACATGCTGCGCGAGGCCCACGAGGTGGTGGCGGCCGGCGTGCGCTGCCTGAAGGTCAAGGTGGGCCGCGACTCCGGGCGCGACCTGGCCGTGATCCGTGACCTGCGCACCGCCTTCGGGGACGACGTGCAGCTCTATGCCGACTCGAACGAGACGCTGGACGCGGCGCGTGCTCCCGGCATCCTGGCCGCGATGCGGGACGCCGGACTGACGTATGTGGAGGAACCGCTGCCCGTGCGCGATCTGCAGGCCCGCGCGGCCCTGCACGAACTCGGCGTGCTTCCCATCGTCGCGGACGATTCGTGTTTCACGCCGGCCGATCTCGAACGGGAACTGGCGTTCGGCACCTTCGACATCCTGAACGTCAAGACTGCCCGGAACGGCTTCACCGACGGCCTGGACATGCTGCGCCGCGCCGCCGCTGCCGGTCGGCGGGGCATGGTGGGCTCGCAGGCGAGCAGCGGCCTGGGCACCCTGCACGCCGCCCTGCTCTCGACCTGGCCGGAGGTCACCGAGCCGTGCGAACTGAGTTTCGTGCTCAAGCTCCACGATGATCTGCTGGATCGGCCCATCGTCTTCGAGGACGGCTGCCTGGACGTGGCGGCCCTGGCGGATCATGCGCTCGACCCCCGGCGGGTGGCCCGGTACCGGGTCTAG